A genomic stretch from Setaria italica strain Yugu1 chromosome VII, Setaria_italica_v2.0, whole genome shotgun sequence includes:
- the LOC101782214 gene encoding uncharacterized protein LOC101782214 has protein sequence MAASAGEAAGATTPEAPSPFSDDWKERIIFPAAGASVVGAAFGLLSRHRARLGAARAAVTYAANLAIVAGCYGGARELARDARATRPDDPMNSVVGGLASGAVLGRIQGGHFGAVKYAVTFAAAGTAMDYAALKLAPEWHAWKEQLSEKKDWFTLPEWSPIQVLDEEALAKKKAREEKLFAQRALGKLDKEDS, from the exons ATGGCTGCTTCCGCCGGTGAAGCTGCCGGCGCAACGACCCCGGAGGCGCCCTCACCGTTCTCTGACGACTGGAAGGAGCGGATCATATtccctgccgccggcgcca GCGTGGTTGGAGCCGCGTTCGGGCTGCTGTCGCGGCACCGGGCACGCCTTGGCGCCGCCCGTGCCGCTGTCACCTACGCCGCTAACCTTGCCATCGTCGCCGGGTGCTACGGAG GGGCACGTGAACTCGCAAGAGATGCTCGAGCCACAAGACCTGATGATCCCATGAATTCTGTTGTTGGTGGGCTAGCAAGTGGAGCTGTTCTTGGTCGAATACAAG GCGGACACTTTGGAGCAGTGAAATATGCAGTCACCTTTGCAGCTGCTGGTACCGCAATGGACTATGCTGCGTTGAAGCTGGCCCCTGAATGGCATGCCTGGAAAGAACAGCTCTCTGAAAAGAAAGACTGGTTTACACTACCCGAGTGGTCTCCGATCCAAGTGTTAGATGAGGAAGCTTTGGCTAAGAAAAAAGCTCGAGAGGAGAAGTTGTTTGCCCAGCGAGCACTCGGTAAACTTGACAAGGAGGATTCCTAG
- the LOC101781008 gene encoding 60S ribosomal protein L35-2 — translation MARIKVHELRGRNKAELQGQLKELKSELSLLRVAKVTGGAPNKLSKIKVVRTSIARVLTVISQKQKAALREAYKKKKLLPLDLRPKKTRAIRRRLTKHQLSLKTEREKKREKYFPMRKYAIKA, via the exons ATGG CCCGGATCAAGGTGCACGAGCTGCGGGGGAGGAACAAGGCGGAGCTGCAGGGGCAGCTCAAGGAGCTCAAGTCGGAGCTTTCCCTCCTCCGCGTCGCCAAGGTCACCGGCGGCGCCCCCAACAAGCTCTCCAAGAT CAAGGTGGTGCGGACCTCCATCGCGCGTGTGCTCACCGTGATCTCGCAGAAGCAGAAGGCGGCGCTTCGGGAGGCgtacaagaagaagaagctgctccCCCTCGACCTCCGCCCCAAGAAGACCCGTGCCATCCGCAGGCGCCTCACCAAGCACCAG CTCTCTTTGAAGactgagagggagaagaagcgcGAGAAGTACTTCCCCATGAGGAAGTATGCTATCAAGGCCTAG
- the LOC101780605 gene encoding uncharacterized protein LOC101780605, with product MKGGRLRRPEPPQAHLATAAAAATPAPAPNPADDWVDGSWTVDCSCGVTFDDGEEMVSCDECSVWVHTRCARYVRGVHTSFSCHRCRRSKQAPSSADEAEVAELLAELPTHRPPPLYRRWAEVPLPARVHVHGLPGGGDAALFRGAPAFSAAMWRCTGYVPKRFGFRYCEFPSWADENGGADALFAMAREKPREMADSVPIGIEPKKEKHYVRSLSCRGKKIDGDQQSVPPLTEAKKREPASWKDGCQQSEACAIRDATREDRYAEINMASSDLQTIKTKKKMEKALELSGEKKSSEQVPGILSKDDKKVPLKLELLSGVRATSSVVEQEVHSGFVGVEVTVHKQQSEGDHNAGLRSGITSSGAIKMQDMQDLQKQSNQTSNMQDVAGAPDLQIGQSKSQIMKAEPSSLENETAKCIQLVSDDHESNKQGLGDTAGFPIVQRDSSKLKYDSVCREHPKSETQHTVVEHPSSTLGSAKVCASKEPSSAGNSDHSKKEEFVAPTDSKHDSAKFSEDSSQEVGRCSEKVQLKGSLPSAPKSSQASRIHVSTVKPRLPVSKEQSQKIAITEGTSARSFHGEVPPLQSRNKPVASSSSQKKDKIHHRIINVTQETSNNSASTELRPSDLTAPLSDEQLALLLHQQLNSSPRVPRVPRCHQAAGTQMLHPTGATVFSKRSSAHGGRDHAAVLKKRNREDSVKDSEDTKRIEKRHRDASSKHASSAKDSCRSAENVASEQKIRGICSTGTDSGLAKDDLIDSSVSHNLPGLIDDIISKDKNISYRELCDAIHQHLRDSRKPSGGDCAYPSYLHAINDCLRKRREWAYLVDQASKMNSNKRRKGENNSLLADVLEVENARNGPERDSEGSADLHQEDLPRGKRKSRKRRRLELKGRRVRDTRKRSSIGSSSEDAAATLSDSSNDKNDTPMADVNREDNSVAQETGGNIEAKSADSSS from the exons ATGAAGGGCGGCCGCCTTCGCCGTCCGGAGCCGCCGCAGGCTCAtctcgccacggcggcggcggcggcgaccccaGCCCCAGCCCCCAATCCCGCCGATGACTGGGTCGACGGCTCGTGGACGGTGGACTGCTCCTGCGGCGTCACgttcgacgacggcgaggagatGGTCAGCTGCGACGAGTGCAGCGTGTGGGTGCATACGCGGTGCGCACGCTACGTCCGCGGCGTCCACACCTCCTTCTCGTGCCATAGGTGCCGGAGGTCCAAGCAAGCCCCTTCCTCCGCCGACGAGGCCGAGGTCGCCGAGCTCCTCGCTGAGCTGCCCACCCACCGCCCACCCCCGCTGTACCGCCGCTGGGCCGAGGTCCCACTCCCCGCCCGCGTCCACGTCCACGGGCTCCCAGGCGGGGGCGATGCTGCCCTGTTCCGGGGCGCCCCGGCCTTTTCTGCCGCCATGTGGCGCTGCACCGGCTACGTTCCGAAGAGATTTGGCTTCCGCTACTGTGAGTTCCCCTCCTGGGCTGACGAAAACGGCGGCGCTGATGCTCTGTTTGCAATGGCTAGAGAGAAGCCCAGGGAGATGGCTGATTCTGTTCCGATAGGTATTGAACCAAAGAAGGAGAAGCATTACGTCCGAAGCCTAAGCTGTCGTGGCAAGAAGATTGACGGCGATCAGCAATCAGTGCCTCCTCTGACCGAGGCTAAGAAGAGAG AGCCTGCTAGTTGGAAGGATGGTTGTCAGCAGAGTGAGGCCTGTGCCATTCGAGATGCCACTCGTGAGGATCGTTATGCTGAAATAAATATGGCCAGTTCTGATTTACAAACCATTAAAaccaagaagaagatggagaaagCCTTGGAGTTAAGTGGAGAGAAGAAAAGCTCTGAGCAAGTTCCTGGGATCCTGAGCAAGGATGACAAAAAGGTGCCGTTGAAGTTGGAACTTTTATCTGGAGTTAGAGCTACATCATCTGTTGTGGAACAAGAAGTGCACTCAGGATTTGTTGGGGTAGAG GTTACTGTGCATAAGCAACAATCAGAAGGGGATCACAATGCGGGCTTAAGATCTGGCATAACAAGTTCAG GTGCCATCAAAATGCAAGACATGCAGGACCTTCAGAAGCAATCAAACCAAACTTCAAATATGCAGGATGTTGCTGGTGCACCAGATTTACAGATTGGTCAGTCAAAGTCACAGATCATGAAAGCTGAGCCTAGTTCCCTGGAAAATGAGACAGCTAAGTGTATCCAGTTGGTAAGTGATGACCATGAAAGCAATAAACAAGGTCTAGGGGACACTGCAGGTTTCCCAATTGTCCAAAGAGATTCATCCAAATTAAAATATGATTCAGTATGTCGTGAACATCCAAAATCTGAAACACAGCACACAGTTGTTGAGCATCCTAGCTCAACTTTGGGTTCTGCAAAAGTTTGTGCATCTAAAGAACCATCATCAGCAGGGAACAGTGATCATTCAAAGAAAGAGGAATTTGTTGCACCAACTGACAGCAAACATGATTCTGCAAAATTTTCTGAAGATAGTTCCCAGGAGGTGGGAAGGTGCTCTGAGAAAGTTCAACTGAAAGGCTCACTGCCTTCTGCACCAAAATCATCTCAAGCTAGTAGAATACATGTGTCTACAGTCAAACCTAGATTACCAGTATCAAAGGAGCAATCGCAGAAGATAGCCATCACTGAAGGCACCTCAGCAAGATCATTCCATGGAGAAGTACCACCACTGCAATCTCGTAACAAGCCAGTAGCTTCTAGTTCTTCCCAGAAAAAGGACAAGATCCACCACCGCATTATTAATGTCACACAAGAGACCTCCAATAACTCAGCATCAACTGAGCTGCGACCATCTGATTTGACTGCTCCATTGAGTGATGAACAG CTTGCATTGTTGTTGCATCAACAATTAAACAGCTCCCCCAGAGTACCGAGGGTGCCACGTTGCCATCAAGCAGCTGGTACGCAGATGCTTCATCCAACTGGAGCTACTGTTTTTTCTAAGCGCTCTTCAGCACATGGAGGAAGGGATCATGCAGCG GTTTTAAAAAAGAGAAACAGAGAGGATTCAGTAAAAGATAGTGAGGACACCAAGAGGATAGAAAAAAGACATAGAGATGCTAGCTCAAAACATGCTTCTTCCGCGAAGGACTCATGCAGATCAGCTGAAAATGTAGCATCAGAACAGAAAATTCGTGGTATATGTTCAACTGGCACTGACAGTGGTTTAGCCAAGGATGATTTGATCGATAGCAGTGTTTCACACAATTTACCTG GATTGATTGATGATATTATTAGTAAAGACAAAAATATATCATACAGGGAACTCTGTGATGCTATTCATCag CATTTAAGGGATTCAAGGAAACCTAGTGGGGGAGATTGTGCGTATCCCAGCTATTTGCATGCCATCAATGATTGTCTTAGGAAGAGGAGGGAGTGGGCTTACCTTGTTGATCAGGCTTCAAAG ATGAATTCAAATAAGCGGCGGAAAGGGGAAAACAACTCTTTGTTGGCTGACGTACTAGAAGTAGAGAACGCGAGGAATGGGCCTGAAAGGGATTCAGAGGGGAGTGCTGATTTGCATCAGGAAGACCTTCCTAGGGGCAAACGGAAGTCTCGGAAACGTAGGCGACTTGAGCTCAAAGGTAGGAGAGTCAGGGATACGAGAAAGAGATCAAGCATTGGTTCATCCTCAGAAGATGCTGCTGCCACCTTGTCTGATTCCAGTAATGATAAAAATGATACCCCCATGGCTGACGTGAACCGAGAAGATAATTCTGTTGCTCAGGAAACTGGTGGTAACATAGAAGCTAAGAGTGCAGATTCAAGTTCATAG